A single genomic interval of Stieleria maiorica harbors:
- a CDS encoding VOC family protein codes for MKVHQLNHVALHVADVPASVAFYRDVLCLPPMDRPAFDFPGAWFRLGVDQELHLIGDRDLPVHSGHRGTHLALVVDDLDAWEKHLDANDANRLPRRIRPDGAQQTFVQDPDGHWIELCVPAN; via the coding sequence TTGAAAGTCCATCAGCTGAATCATGTCGCGTTGCACGTCGCCGATGTTCCGGCCAGTGTCGCGTTCTATCGGGATGTTCTGTGCTTGCCTCCGATGGATCGCCCCGCGTTTGATTTCCCCGGCGCATGGTTTCGCTTGGGGGTCGACCAAGAACTTCACTTGATCGGCGACCGTGACTTGCCGGTGCATTCGGGACACCGAGGCACCCATTTGGCCTTGGTCGTCGACGATCTCGATGCCTGGGAAAAACACCTCGACGCCAACGACGCGAATCGGTTGCCCCGCCGCATCCGCCCCGACGGCGCCCAACAAACCTTCGTCCAAGACCCCGACGGGCACTGGATCGAACTCTGCGTCCCGGCGAACTGA
- a CDS encoding ankyrin repeat domain-containing protein translates to MPIRSILISRVLALPLCVVTLLLASGCGSENADSTDQGPATAEAAAAEAGGESDAAESQSLSSSDPGTDATPETAADALYSPEAFRMAAHDGKLRVVQLCLESGMDINEADANGLTPLAMAAYNGHDDVVTLLIANGATVDSRDRTGKTPLIHAASGPAPTTVEILLDAGAEINAVDNGEHWTALMMAAAEGQAEVVEVLLTRGAKKDMVDIDGESAAYFARQNGHVKIAQRLEQ, encoded by the coding sequence ATGCCCATCCGTTCGATCCTGATTTCCCGTGTTCTGGCCCTGCCGCTCTGTGTTGTGACGCTGTTGTTGGCATCCGGTTGCGGATCGGAAAACGCAGATTCAACCGACCAAGGCCCAGCAACCGCCGAAGCGGCAGCCGCCGAGGCCGGGGGCGAATCAGACGCCGCCGAATCTCAGTCGCTCAGCAGCTCCGATCCTGGGACCGATGCAACGCCGGAAACCGCGGCGGATGCGCTTTACAGCCCCGAGGCGTTTCGGATGGCGGCACACGATGGCAAGCTCCGCGTCGTCCAGCTTTGTCTCGAGAGCGGCATGGACATCAACGAGGCCGATGCCAATGGGCTGACCCCGCTGGCTATGGCCGCCTACAACGGTCACGACGACGTCGTCACGTTGCTGATCGCCAATGGCGCAACGGTCGATTCGCGTGATCGGACCGGAAAGACACCCCTGATTCACGCCGCCAGTGGTCCAGCCCCCACCACGGTCGAAATCCTGCTGGACGCCGGTGCAGAAATCAACGCCGTCGACAACGGCGAACACTGGACCGCATTGATGATGGCCGCCGCCGAAGGACAAGCCGAAGTCGTCGAAGTCCTGCTAACACGTGGCGCCAAAAAAGACATGGTGGACATCGACGGCGAATCCGCCGCCTATTTCGCACGCCAAAACGGCCACGTCAAAATCGCCCAACGGTTGGAACAGTGA
- a CDS encoding DUF4827 domain-containing protein — protein sequence MQQVKIFKSVDTELDDLEKQINRFIRKNNIRVLSISGNHSAALATGASSMNTFSGGDVTVIMLFEIESPGR from the coding sequence GTGCAGCAGGTCAAAATATTCAAGTCCGTCGACACCGAACTGGATGATTTGGAAAAGCAGATCAACCGGTTCATCCGAAAGAACAACATTCGCGTGTTGTCGATCTCGGGCAATCATTCGGCGGCTCTGGCGACCGGGGCGAGTTCGATGAACACCTTTTCCGGCGGAGACGTGACCGTGATCATGCTGTTCGAAATCGAATCGCCGGGCCGCTAA
- a CDS encoding ABC transporter ATP-binding protein translates to MIEVEAFVKRYGDFVAVAGASFAVPAGSVAALVGPNGAGKTTTIRTLCGILRPTAGRLSVAGADLTSDPLLVKQRTAYVPDDPPLFDTLTVWEHLQFIASAYRLADWQRDGDGLLSRFSLSDKKNTLASELSRGMRQKVAIACAYLRSPDVLLLDEPMTGLDPPSIRILKDSIREQSRRGATVLVSSHLLSLVDDLCDFLVLICQGSVLFSGPLDEARTQFGGASRSLEEVFFRLTGQAEPEANDVTNGERANRDD, encoded by the coding sequence GTGATCGAAGTCGAAGCTTTTGTCAAACGCTATGGTGATTTCGTCGCGGTTGCGGGTGCATCGTTTGCGGTTCCCGCCGGTTCAGTCGCCGCCTTGGTCGGCCCCAACGGTGCCGGCAAAACGACCACGATCCGGACGTTATGTGGCATCCTGCGTCCAACCGCCGGACGATTGAGCGTTGCCGGTGCGGACTTGACCAGCGATCCGCTATTGGTCAAGCAGCGAACCGCTTATGTCCCCGACGACCCGCCCCTTTTCGATACATTGACGGTCTGGGAACACCTGCAGTTCATCGCTTCGGCGTACCGATTGGCCGACTGGCAACGCGACGGCGACGGATTGCTGAGCCGTTTCAGTTTGAGTGACAAAAAAAACACGCTGGCATCGGAATTGTCGCGGGGGATGCGTCAAAAGGTGGCGATCGCGTGTGCGTATTTGCGTTCACCTGACGTTTTGCTGTTGGATGAACCGATGACGGGGCTGGATCCGCCGAGCATCCGTATCCTGAAAGATTCGATTCGTGAACAGTCACGGCGTGGCGCGACGGTGCTGGTCAGTTCGCACTTACTATCGCTGGTCGATGATTTATGCGATTTCCTGGTCTTGATTTGCCAGGGGAGTGTCTTGTTCAGCGGCCCGCTGGATGAGGCCCGCACCCAATTCGGCGGTGCAAGCCGGTCCCTGGAAGAAGTCTTTTTCCGGCTGACCGGACAGGCCGAACCAGAGGCGAACGACGTCACGAACGGTGAACGGGCAAATCGCGATGATTGA